The genomic region ATTAGAACTAAATCTTCGAAACAACCCTATAAACACGACACTTCTCTTCGCAGTATGCCTGTCAACAGTAGACCGAAGATCTCGAGAACGGTTTATAGAATCCAACCACCAAATAGCAGCACTAGTGGAGAAATTTAAACTAGAAGGCCAGGGCATAATGCAGGGAAACCTGCATGAGAACAATCGCATCGTCAATCCTAATAAGATACAGCTTAATTATGGAAAGCCGGGAGGCATGCAAGTTATATGGATGTTGTATTTGTAAGTATATACTTTGTTGATAGtccaaaaatatctaaatctaTCTAGGTCCAAAATTTCCCATTTTTCGATATTCGTATAACACTTCAGaattattgtaggtaggtattcttTTTCTATAGATTCTGGTACCTAGCTGAAGAAAATAGGGCATATTATTATGAAGTATTTGGCTACTTCGTGACAAATTAAAACGTGCATGTGTGTTTTGCAGGAGATTACTGGCATCGATATTTAACCTAAAGAAGAACGGTATGAAACAGATGTTCATGAGACTGTTCAGCTTACCGTTGTACTTCTCCATACTGTGGGTATTCTACAATGAAGCTAAGGTAAGATTACTTTTGAACTGATGAACTTTACAAAATAAGaggtaggtatttgtttgaACCCTTAAGTTCGAATGTGTTCTCTGATTCTCTTCATAAAGCTTTAATTCTTGTTCTTTAAGATAAAGCAAGTTCTTcctcaaataaattacaaaagtttttaCTTGGATTGTTCACAGGATTACCAGAGAGCTTTCATCACAAAGAGTGGCTTGATATTCAACGCGATGGTGGGGACCTACTTCATCAGCATTATGAACACGATTTGTTTATGTAAGTTGATTATCACTGTCAAATCCTAATTAATAGTCATCTGGTAAATGGATTATCACAACAGCCCGAGCTCAGGCTATATCAAATGGACatagttttcattttaaaagactTCTTTCAATTGTTTGCATGACTGATGTCGTTTGGTCATCATCTCACGAACCTGTCCCCAACTTTTTGTGTGTGTAATGAAATTCACTGTTCAGAAAATAATCGTGATTTTCTCCCACAGTTAGTCCATACCGAACGCGTTACTACCAGGAGTCTCAAGAAGGCCTGTATAGTGGCGCCAGTTTGCTCCTGTCTTGGAACTTCGTGTCTCTGCCATTCTCTTTCCTGACCGCACTGGCCTCTGCTGCTGTTATTTATCCGTAAGTATACTTTGATTGTATTTTGGGAAACAAACCTACCTTCGGGCAAAGTGACTGAGTGAAGTGATATGGCATACAATAAAGGAGATCTAAGCCCACCATTAGACAAACAATAACGTCATGACAAAAACATAGCTTAACAAGAACAGGTCAATAGGAATTTGACTTTTAAATTGACTTTCTTCTTAACAGGCAGTTAGTTAGCCTAGAAATTAgcttagaaattaaaaatttcaGAACACTACGACTCGAAATTCtcttaaccttttgaacgccaatgtcggctatagccgacatgagcaagcgtgccctgtgcgccaacgacggctatactcgacaaaaaacaggtcgcagaaaaatacaaaataaacctattaaatcattacttttatgtattttttagtagatatttaattaagattttcgggcttgcgtACAggggcgtacagggcataggaataccgatatggcgtggcggtgaaaaggttaaatatTACCAGGAATTCAGGATACTGGCAGTCAGATACTAGAATTTGTCACTCAACGTTCCTTTTTAATACCCATTTTTTTCTTGCTCAGGATCCTATCAGACATATCAGAGAACATGGACTTCCTCTACTTCTCCCTGGCGTTGTGGTCGAGCTACGTGTACGCGGAACAACAGACTATAGCTGTCATGATGTTTGTCAAGAACGGTCTGATCGCCGCCATTGTGAATATTTACATCACTTGCATTTACGTCATGCTGGCTAGTGGGGTGCTcaggtaattatttttactaaaccATTTTGGGGAccttttttattggaaatcttATTTTTCTTCCGATACGACagaattattgtaaaattatcaGACCTCTATCGACTTTTAACTCTTTAGAAAATTGCCAAGtttcacaattatttattgtgttgGCAACACTGAAGACCAAAAATGTTGCCATCATCAAAATCATCCGCTGGCTTTTCCCCTTCGAAAGTCTTACTTTTCCTTACAGATCCTACAAAGGCTTCGAAGAATGGCTGTACTACATAACCTACATCACCCACACACGCTACACATCAATCTTCATGCACAGGAatgttttcaaacagccaaccTTCAACATCCTACCGTACAGCGACACAGAAAACTGCACATCGACCATCTCCAGTCTTATACAAACTTCTTCGAACCTTAATACTAATTCAAATGCTAACTGCCGTTATGCCAGTGGCAAAGCGTTCTTAACAGAGAGGTTCGCTGCAAAAAGTTTCAATGGCGACCTCTATGCAGCTGGTGATTTTAATCCCGAGTTTAATTTGGGAGTTTCCTTCgctttttcagtaggtataatGGTTTTCAATAAGTTCTTGTACTTGATGCCTTTGCCTGGTTATATTATTGATAAGTTTAGGGAGTAGCGTTGGTtagaattttgatttgattgattttgagtTTATTGGAATCCGTCCCAGTTATTGATATATGGAAATTATGTTTAAGAATTATATGATCagtaattatttatgaatgccttttatttgaatatcttttCCTACTCCACGCCTTCCTTCAgcgaatttgtaaataaaaacattaaataaagttagatgGTATATTTCTAATAACAATACTTACAATATCACGCTATATTAGTGTAACCATGCAAAAATTATGGTTTCTCATTTCTAGCCCTTACTAGCCAAAGTTCATAACATAATTATCCAGTATTTATCACACTGCACGAAATTAAACAGAATAGTGCTTCACTCTTCaggtgtataaaaaataatattgaggaaGACACAACCAGACCAAAACtgttactttttttgtttttcttctataAATGTACTTTTCAACCCAGTCTTTAGTGTTTGGAAACACAAGAGTTAAGTGAATTAcccataataatatttacgaaTTATAATAAACTTACAGTACTAGGTATTTATTCATGAAATAGTGAAATCTTCTATCACTTTTAATTCTTTGTATGGATACAGTACTGCGGAGTCCGTTTGCGTTTCATTGTCATTTTCAGCCGGAATGCATGCAGTGCCATCTTCTGAAAGTAATATGTTCATATATAGAACTTGTAAAAAGAATATTATTAGGGTGTGTTGCACcattaactataacgataactaaaCCATAACCAACTGTCAAATCGCTAACTTCACCAATAGGCGGTAACTTCACTGCTGATTATAGTTTGTTCATCATTAGTTACATAGTGCAACCCACCCTTAAAAgcagaatatataaaaaaacccTCACCTCCATATACTATAATaggtttgtttaatttgttgatTGTGACCTGAaagcagaaaaaatatcaacaaaagtCCACAGTGCAATAAATACTATTAGTGAGTCAACTCTATTGTAATACCACAAACTATGGTTCATATTCAGGTGACATACCAGGACTTGCTGACAGGTAATAACGCTGGCCGCTCATCATCGTTGCTCCATCTAAATACCGAGTTGTCTCACTATTagtattttcattgttataGTGAGATTGGTTAGTTAGAATTTTCCATGGgacacaatttattattatttacttcactatagcatctaaggcccatagatacatgtttattataaaccaacttaaaactttatttaggcCAAGCTGTCtgagataaatataaaaatattgaataatggttacattacttaattatatattGTTTGTAGCTTATAATTCACTAGCTGTTCACAGTTCCATCCGTTTTCTGAGGGAACCAGAACTTGTCTCTTCTTAGTCGATAGTAGACTAAAACTGTGTAACAAACTTCtttaaaattggttcagtagttttgttaCACAAGCaggacagacagttactttcgcaacTGCAATATTAGTAAAGGTTCTTACTGCATTACTTACAGGTGAAAGCACAATCTCCCTATATTTCTTGAGGTACAGCTTAAGAGGCTCCACGTAATTATCAAAGCCCAGTGCGTTCATAGCAAAGAGTACGTCTTCACCATTAATTGTTTTTCTCTTTTCCACTTGACACCTATCACTGGCCTCGCTTGTTACGAAGGAAATGAACTCTGATATGCATTCTTGTACACATTCCCTTGCGTCTTTTGCTATctaaaattgaaaagaaaaaaaaaatataacaattttctcAATTTAgtgttgctccttgtaaagaactggtactcagctacatccagttagtctggaagccgaccccaacatagtttgggaaaaaggttcagaggatgatgatgttgccATTCTCAAAGAGGTGTTACGGTATACTCCTTGCATGAAACCTTACCTTCCCATTTTCAGGTATAgctcttttcattattttagcaATATTTGCGATAGGTAGAAACCTATCTTGTTCTCTCAATGGAGCATTCTTGCTGCCTGAATCTGAGTTGTTTTCATCATCTGAAAAGATATCATAAactttttgaatatatttttattagggaATACAATTACACAGACATATAAACACTGAGTGGGTGAGTTAAATGGAGATTTTTCATCGATTAGTTTGAAATTACAAGTCCAAGGTAACCATTCGATCTTTTTATACATACTCCGTACTTGTGATGTCGATGTTAGAGTTAATACTGAACCCAACCTGTGTTACTATGAATAGAATGATACTACAATAGTAAAATCAAGTAAACTACATGACAGAATGTTCAAGAAGCATAGTTGTCTGATGTTATGACGACAACACCTTTATAATACATACCCAAAACGTCGTCAGAGTTCACGACATATTCGCAGCGGATATTATTCTCCTCGTCCACGAGGTACCCGTTGTCTAAGCGCACTAAATCATTACCAATCTCATCGTTATCCATGATTTATCATACAGAAATCCCAACGCAACAAATAAGGTTACTTGTTGTTGAAAGGTTGCACTCAAACAAAAATCTGAAATTTATGGGTGATATACAGCTGATATTGCAAAAAATTGTGTAACCAATTTATGTTCAGAGGAAGTTTAGCATTAATTTGCAATTtgcaaaaaacaattgtttacaacGCCACAAAAAGAGACATACTATATGGCCATAGACAGAATTAGACGCAGATAGTCAATTTCGCACAGATTATATTTGGacaaatagaattaaaaatcGACTACGACTTGTCTATGTAAACGTATTATGTACGTTACAAGATTCCATTTacacattttacattattaacttacgttgcaagttaaataaaaactattgtttGACATGTTAGAAAGTAGTTCTGTTCGTTGTAAATCACTCTAGCTTCTTTAGTTCTAAGTCGATTTTCGAAGTCGACTATTAGTTTTAACAGGACTACACCACTGCACGCATTGCACAACACTAAAAATTCTCCGTTCCGCGATGTAGGTTGCTGGAAGATAATTTTTCATAACACAATACATAATTACAATTCATAATACTACTAAAACTACAATATCAGAAAACAGTGGGTAGCGCCATTGTATAACAGTGGGCGCCGCCGCCAAAGTTACTGGTAAAATAGGTTATTTCAGTTTGGGGTCAGTGCACAACAAACGCTAACCAAGCATTACTATCGCAAATAATCGGCAAAATAATCAATCAGAATGGGTGTACCCAAGTTCTTCAGGTACACAAGTGAGCGGTACCCTTGCCTCAACGAGCTGGTGAAGCAGTATCAGGTAATACTCTTGATAATCAGTATTCTTTTGTTGTAATCTTAGTTAAACCAATACCCACCAGAATACAGTGTTCCTCAAGTTAAATCttgtcattgttatttatttgtgtgttaAATTCTTATTGGACCTTAGATTTCATGGATTTCTATCACTGTGTAATGTGATCTCTTAATTCATTATCATAAAtcagattaaaatattacacaagacAATATTAGCTTAAGTACTGATTCTGTATGAAATGTAGCTCTCATACTCTATATCATACTGTAATCTTGAGTGATACAGTATTTTCCATACTTTAAACAATGATTACATTCAGTTCActgtgaataatttaaatacaaacataattgCACAACAATCTGCCATACTATACCTACCATATGTTatcacaatattttgaaaaaattgtgTAATCCAAAATTTACCCACACAAAAAATGTATTGAGAACCCTTAAAACTACATCACTAGAAACTCCAAAATAACTTGCATGTTTTAAGTTAAGGAATAAgaattaatgaataaattactGGCGTTAGGCACATTTTGAACAAAAAGACACcactaccactgctatttctccactacccaaaggtagactgggagaaaacgcaTAAGTCGTTAAGTCTGCCATTGTACAAAATGTTCAagaagttttcaataaataaataaaaataagtgttatCAATCCTCTTTTTACTAATATCACGCTTGTTACAGATACCAGACTTTGACAACATGTACTTGGACATGAATGGAATTATACACAACTGTTCGCATCCCGACGACTCAAACCCACACTTCCGTATAACGGAAGAGAAAATATTCCAGGACATATTCCATTACCTCAGCATACTGTTTCAAATTATTAAGCCTAAGAAGTTGTTCTTTATGGCTATTGACGGTGTGGCTCCGAGGGCTAAGATGAACCAGCAAAGAGGGAGAaggtaataaaatacaaaatgtacatacacacatatatCATCATATGTATTAAAGTATACATCCACTTCTTTAACCAGTTGTATATTGGAGCTCAGATATACATGAGACACAAttcattttgtattgttttataattagctacATAAAAGCAGTTAGTCCATACAGACAAAATTGTTTTGCTATAGATTTTGCTCCACCATTTCTTCTGCTCAGaaaaaacacataagaagtggtgTGCATTTTGGGGCtgtattttataaagttaacttcaaaaagtgctgatatTTAGAAATTCCATATTAAAGAAAGCTGAGTTGAATGACCCAcacaaaaaacatacatattactTAGCCTGTCAATTGCAGGAAATAAAGTTCTAACAGTAAATAAACCAAGACTCAATACTTTCTAGAAACAAAATGCTTAGATTTTttctattgtatatttttgtctgtatttttatgagtacataaactgttaaataaaaataaatgctgaaCACCTATGTATACTGTtacataaacttttttttgcaGAAAGTATATTGGAAAATTTGCGTCTTGTTAAAATAactgctttttatattttataggtttAGATCTGCAAGGGAAGCAGAAAAATTGGAACAGGAAGCTAGAGAAAAAGGTACATTTATTATACTTTGAAGTTGTTGTAGACAATCACAACTTGTTGCAGTTACATTAACTTGACTAAATATTTAATGTCCATCTATTTATTAACCACAATCaacaaattaactaaataatgaATTTTTAAGTCATGAAGTACAGACCAGGGTAATCCCCTACTAATGTATTTATGGAGGTAATTTGTGTGATGAACAATTTTAATGTTGTCTATGAACAAGGACTTTCCAGGTTCTTATATAAAGAAGCAAAAATTGAACCATGCAGTTCTTAACACTCATctacattttcaaattattaaataGCCTAAATCTGACTTGGTGTGCAACTGCCCAATAATGCCCAGGTGAcatagctattttttatccaagaCGGAAAGGAGTGTCCTAGGGACTTAAGAAATTGTGGAAAACAGCCTGTGGATAGACACTTGGAGAATATATCCTTTATAGTTAtgggcacggatattgagccctgaccttcacctgcgcagaagcgatttattggtttattgccttatgtgtacagtgcgcaaagtgATCCCCACTCccccgccgagagctcaatatctgtgccggtaactataggtatcaatattaatttatctttaccCAGGTGAGGTGCTACCGACGGAGAAGCGTTTCGACAGCAACTGCATCACGCCGGGCACCGTCTTCATGGCGCGGCTGCACGAGCAGCTCAAGTACTTCATCAAGTACAAGATGTCCACTGACCCTCTGTGGTCCAAGGTCAAGGTTGTGCTGTCTGGACATGAGGTAAGGGAAAACGGTCATTCTGCTTTGGTACTTACTGGAATTTTCTCTTGAAATAACTAGGAAAGCGAAAATTCgagaacattattttattatgaactaaTAACCCGTCCCCGCTTCGCTTCAGTAACCTATAAAATTATTAGTGTTGCTCTAttatacacttctggacacatctataggcccaccttgtattttcagtttcgtttggtcctagctaattttttatattaggtcgagCAAAAGGTTTGTATGCAGTTTTCAACCTTGCCCATTCACAATATCATTCAatagtctttttttgaatttcgaatacagaatttaaagaaataagagacaatttggagcctgcttgttgatatcaaacagtcgattactaagaaaacttggttttattggtttactttgacttaattcttgaaaaagtgattgatatctttggttttgcaacaaacattacttattctttaCATTAAGGTGAGGTTCTCTCAATAATCTATGGATACTTCACCTGAAGTCGCCGCCCAAGCTGTGGCACTTATTCAGGCCGGACGCAGCCAAAGAAATGTGAGTgctcaacttaatttaagtcgATCTGCGGTCTGAAATGTTTATCGGAGGTACCTAGAGACT from Helicoverpa armigera isolate CAAS_96S chromosome 4, ASM3070526v1, whole genome shotgun sequence harbors:
- the LOC110375032 gene encoding ATP-binding cassette sub-family G member 5 yields the protein MIGSDYTLELCNVFHSGQVEPGSFFQRLTGGVKTGVILKDVSFTTHSGEVTAILGSKGSGKRALLDVIARRVPAKGHILLEGVPLEMEQFNSTCALVRHNTRLLPGLSVQQTLSLSLTKISGYLKSSKVKQVMADLALSNVAKKCVTSLTKSEYRRLVIGVQLIRDPIILLLDEPTWDLDPLNTYLVISILSNAAKKYGTAIILTMEKPRSDVFPFLDRVVYLCLGDVVYAGPTRNLLDYFGSIGFPCPQLENPLMYYLCLSTVDRRSRERFIESNHQIAALVEKFKLEGQGIMQGNLHENNRIVNPNKIQLNYGKPGGMQVIWMLYLRLLASIFNLKKNGMKQMFMRLFSLPLYFSILWVFYNEAKDYQRAFITKSGLIFNAMVGTYFISIMNTICLFSPYRTRYYQESQEGLYSGASLLLSWNFVSLPFSFLTALASAAVIYPILSDISENMDFLYFSLALWSSYVYAEQQTIAVMMFVKNGLIAAIVNIYITCIYVMLASGVLRSYKGFEEWLYYITYITHTRYTSIFMHRNVFKQPTFNILPYSDTENCTSTISSLIQTSSNLNTNSNANCRYASGKAFLTERFAAKSFNGDLYAAGDFNPEFNLGVSFAFSVGIMVFNKFLYLMPLPGYIIDKFRE
- the LOC110374976 gene encoding uncharacterized protein LOC110374976 isoform X1, which codes for MDNDEIGNDLVRLDNGYLVDEENNIRCEYVVNSDDVLDDENNSDSGSKNAPLREQDRFLPIANIAKIMKRAIPENGKIAKDARECVQECISEFISFVTSEASDRCQVEKRKTINGEDVLFAMNALGFDNYVEPLKLYLKKYREIVLSPVTINKLNKPIIVYGEDGTACIPAENDNETQTDSAVLYPYKELKVIEDFTIS
- the LOC110374976 gene encoding uncharacterized protein LOC110374976 isoform X2, whose product is MDNDEIGNDLVRLDNGYLVDEENNIRCEYVVNSDDVLDDENNSDSGSKNAPLREQDRFLPIANIAKIMKRAIPENGKIAKDARECVQECISEFISFVTSEASDRCQVEKRKTINGEDVLFAMNALGFDNYVEPLKLYLKKYREIVLSPVTINKLNKPIIVYGDGTACIPAENDNETQTDSAVLYPYKELKVIEDFTIS